In Arsenophonus sp. aPb, one DNA window encodes the following:
- a CDS encoding M66 family metalloprotease — MNNNPFITSKNHSQLHVNIKNLLLQKKNQYINLSGNISLSQTSFEKFNNNPTQCKNMTSSTLESEIFTAGSLTINTQTNLVFIQIKYGNQYYNAKYDEQGNWQLNLPVTDETNLPIPVEITVYGQTEAPLWHKEFTLTALNYQQDQVNSRKKRESPSFSARVPLISSNNFTNQKWHFGQQKMIFAYQMLNFTDQVARQAKVFSIRMRDNFGNLILDLAYMPLENITSGTTLAAAMEKHINRHLPEDMGVQVTYHNRQLIISDPQQRTIETLVLGKTAAITPIILSEKLLPSGHANYHLFYDATQRHRITHFSFTINGTEENDSLFYTDINLELPPEFDNQQLAEILKNKLNKLMASDDIQIQWNSNGQYLAISDRQGRQITNFVLQTHRSYDQLIKMADIVTPNSRHTQAKLGIIRGQLPQSMVNEEWLWQLLAAPHFGTAQIDSTTGQWEYQPTDDESFQGYDQFHLQAVGKEGNTSHPIAVILQHDQAPIPFFPTVKTFTLKTPDYQEPIANHQPIPADFKLHDVFIAQTHVLRPQDPYLQLIQNRWALIKLNASSASGAPAPDFSVIVHGADGHELGRVLLTGDKKLPTSLDLPSQDNLVTLRGHNDQDSYIAPLKEEWIKPGISITLTANGQPLALPHYQEETFAFEPKVGADLNLPLRIMRIAHHTDNDWTINDQIDQWGNDIVARLPIKQLTLYSYPSVPFDQFASFKDGFYAVYTGNKSEPGSDPHAGNGGFKGAISTSYNLANRLRRANVGNNEISYVAFFPDPYGGLGGGQQGGGSASAGVFIHEIGHALALPHSIDDPNYPYKSGYQASWGYNQVTQQYLPNFSIDKNHNPYPNTDPMNTSLGSRLPGQVFAAFSDYNTLKNYQFVKQQYQWYPNQISGEDSEDGGFAGEGYYQVWDDTLQRWVTVTQDNHISYKVSEENVAYQHNQPVYWITGHLVQQNGKTLKLNTEPHPQNQLTVFTTQGNLPQPYHNFLTKKGRPLQQNFPYAIKVTYATEQGLLTELLQIPATSVQSLSLHIANKGELVRFEILEAPSGQLSDRAVYRYTNPEALANTLFDHRSEFSISHPLRLINYWQGRAINWSITAGDKLIDENDKVKVTQYRPASALKAEWFEGRVLKKQIFPLTLPREDIVYSSLFNTRHQQTKTIATESLTLPESFQHGTINWHSSNPEVINHQGQLIGHGATTITATITYPSGLNQTFKHHYQIPDRSQHGGLNLSIYDLSQLDLGNKSLTQPQFDKLLNEKNWLEKAPLYAKQWQADSPKYWLGKRKFGQFDADFKSNVLNGKHLKPTLWLFSGFLAPTETKHYYLRFKADDIGRVYIQDKNRTHTLDYRDFQKIYLEAGKHYPIWLFWSTNSHTVGDQYWDTIELTWLPEGEKNYQPIPKENLIAMPVNPSESYPRDWLPKPLQLTTDQTATVAKPADTFIPIQLFNPNHSILDIEEHILYNGENSETELADITNYQEQMTITASIKQQASDNRENKAVKTMDTAEKDRSILAELLTDQRFSQSKEGTISATLLEERVSHQPKSYCHCVTEAIFH; from the coding sequence ATGAATAACAATCCTTTTATTACTTCAAAAAACCATAGTCAATTACATGTAAATATAAAAAACTTATTATTACAAAAAAAAAATCAATATATAAATTTGTCTGGTAATATTTCACTCAGTCAGACTTCATTTGAAAAATTTAATAACAATCCCACTCAATGTAAAAATATGACTTCCAGTACATTAGAAAGTGAAATATTCACCGCTGGATCACTAACTATAAACACCCAAACTAATTTGGTTTTTATTCAGATCAAATATGGCAATCAATATTATAATGCTAAATATGATGAACAAGGCAATTGGCAATTAAATCTTCCGGTTACAGACGAAACAAATCTACCTATTCCGGTCGAAATAACAGTTTATGGTCAAACAGAAGCTCCCTTATGGCATAAAGAATTCACTTTAACTGCACTGAACTACCAGCAAGATCAGGTTAACAGTCGCAAAAAAAGGGAGTCTCCGTCCTTTTCAGCAAGGGTACCTTTAATATCATCAAATAATTTTACTAACCAAAAGTGGCATTTTGGCCAACAAAAAATGATTTTTGCTTATCAAATGCTCAATTTTACCGATCAAGTGGCCAGACAAGCCAAGGTCTTTTCTATCCGTATGCGAGACAATTTTGGTAATCTAATATTAGATCTTGCCTATATGCCATTAGAAAATATTACTTCAGGTACCACACTTGCTGCTGCTATGGAGAAGCATATCAATCGTCATTTACCTGAAGACATGGGTGTGCAAGTGACTTACCATAATCGCCAGTTGATCATTAGCGATCCACAACAACGAACCATTGAAACGTTAGTATTAGGTAAAACCGCCGCTATCACGCCAATTATTTTATCGGAAAAGCTATTACCCTCTGGCCACGCAAATTATCACCTTTTTTACGATGCTACACAACGCCATCGAATAACCCATTTTTCTTTTACTATAAATGGAACAGAGGAAAATGACTCTCTTTTCTACACCGATATTAACTTAGAACTCCCTCCTGAATTTGATAATCAACAGTTGGCAGAAATATTAAAAAACAAACTCAACAAACTTATGGCGAGTGATGACATCCAGATCCAATGGAACAGTAACGGTCAATATCTGGCAATCAGTGATCGTCAAGGCCGTCAGATAACCAACTTTGTATTACAAACCCATCGTAGCTATGATCAGTTAATAAAGATGGCAGATATTGTCACACCTAATAGCCGTCATACCCAGGCTAAACTTGGCATTATCCGTGGTCAACTGCCACAATCAATGGTTAATGAAGAGTGGTTATGGCAATTACTGGCAGCGCCTCATTTCGGCACAGCACAAATAGATAGCACAACAGGACAATGGGAATATCAGCCAACTGACGATGAGAGTTTTCAGGGATATGATCAATTTCATCTTCAGGCCGTGGGTAAAGAGGGTAATACCAGCCATCCTATTGCTGTCATTTTGCAACACGATCAGGCCCCCATTCCTTTTTTTCCAACCGTAAAAACCTTCACACTAAAAACACCTGATTATCAGGAACCTATCGCTAATCACCAGCCTATCCCTGCTGATTTTAAGCTACATGATGTTTTTATTGCTCAAACCCATGTTCTTCGTCCTCAAGATCCTTATTTGCAGTTGATCCAAAATCGTTGGGCATTAATTAAACTTAATGCCAGTAGCGCGTCTGGCGCACCGGCACCAGATTTTAGCGTTATCGTTCATGGCGCTGACGGTCACGAATTAGGCCGTGTCCTATTAACCGGTGATAAAAAGCTACCCACATCGCTTGATTTACCCAGTCAGGATAATCTTGTTACCTTAAGGGGTCATAATGATCAGGACAGCTATATTGCACCACTCAAAGAAGAATGGATAAAACCAGGAATTTCGATTACTCTGACAGCTAATGGCCAACCCCTTGCTTTACCTCATTACCAAGAAGAAACGTTTGCATTTGAACCTAAAGTTGGGGCTGATCTAAATTTACCTCTGCGTATCATGCGCATAGCACACCATACTGACAATGACTGGACTATTAATGACCAGATTGATCAATGGGGAAATGATATAGTCGCCCGACTACCCATCAAACAATTAACTCTTTATTCCTATCCTAGTGTCCCTTTTGACCAATTTGCCTCTTTTAAGGATGGATTTTATGCCGTTTATACCGGCAATAAAAGCGAGCCAGGCAGTGATCCTCATGCAGGTAATGGCGGATTTAAAGGCGCTATTTCAACCAGCTATAATTTAGCTAATCGTTTACGGCGAGCTAATGTTGGTAATAATGAAATAAGCTATGTTGCTTTCTTCCCCGATCCCTATGGTGGGTTAGGCGGTGGTCAACAAGGTGGTGGTAGTGCGAGCGCTGGTGTTTTCATTCATGAAATAGGCCACGCGTTGGCTCTTCCCCATAGCATAGATGATCCTAACTACCCCTATAAATCAGGTTACCAAGCAAGTTGGGGTTATAATCAAGTCACTCAACAATATTTGCCAAACTTTTCGATTGATAAAAACCATAATCCCTATCCTAATACTGATCCAATGAACACTAGTTTAGGTTCACGATTACCTGGGCAGGTGTTTGCCGCCTTTTCTGATTATAATACTTTGAAAAATTATCAATTTGTCAAACAGCAATATCAATGGTATCCCAATCAGATCAGTGGTGAAGATAGTGAAGATGGTGGTTTTGCCGGGGAAGGTTACTATCAAGTATGGGACGACACTCTTCAGCGATGGGTTACAGTGACACAGGATAATCATATAAGCTATAAAGTCAGTGAAGAAAACGTTGCTTATCAGCATAATCAACCCGTTTATTGGATTACCGGTCATCTGGTACAACAGAATGGAAAAACACTGAAACTGAATACAGAGCCGCATCCACAGAATCAGCTAACGGTTTTTACAACCCAGGGCAACCTGCCTCAGCCCTATCACAATTTTCTGACTAAAAAAGGGCGTCCATTACAGCAAAATTTTCCCTATGCAATTAAAGTGACTTACGCCACAGAGCAAGGATTATTGACTGAGTTACTGCAAATACCGGCAACTTCAGTACAATCGCTAAGCTTACATATTGCCAATAAAGGGGAGCTGGTGCGTTTTGAGATCCTTGAAGCTCCCTCAGGCCAATTAAGTGATCGTGCTGTTTATCGTTATACTAACCCTGAAGCGCTTGCTAATACTCTATTTGATCATCGTAGTGAATTTAGCATTTCACACCCATTGCGTTTAATTAACTACTGGCAAGGTAGAGCAATTAACTGGTCAATCACAGCAGGGGATAAGTTAATTGATGAGAATGATAAAGTAAAAGTGACACAATATCGTCCGGCCAGCGCATTAAAAGCCGAATGGTTTGAAGGAAGAGTACTTAAAAAGCAAATTTTTCCGCTCACACTTCCTCGGGAAGATATTGTTTATTCATCCCTTTTTAATACCCGTCATCAACAGACAAAAACCATTGCAACAGAATCATTAACATTGCCTGAATCTTTTCAACATGGGACTATTAACTGGCATTCCTCTAATCCGGAAGTTATTAATCATCAGGGTCAATTAATTGGTCATGGGGCAACAACCATTACCGCAACCATAACTTATCCATCAGGATTAAACCAAACTTTTAAACATCACTATCAGATTCCAGATCGATCGCAACATGGTGGATTAAATTTAAGTATTTATGATCTCAGTCAGCTAGATTTAGGTAATAAAAGTCTAACGCAACCCCAATTTGATAAACTACTAAATGAAAAAAATTGGTTAGAGAAGGCTCCTCTTTATGCCAAACAGTGGCAAGCAGACTCACCTAAGTATTGGTTGGGAAAAAGAAAATTTGGCCAATTTGATGCCGATTTTAAGTCTAACGTGTTAAATGGCAAACATCTAAAACCCACATTGTGGCTTTTTTCTGGCTTTTTGGCGCCAACTGAAACCAAGCATTATTATTTAAGATTTAAAGCAGATGATATAGGGCGGGTTTATATCCAAGACAAAAATCGAACTCATACACTCGACTACCGAGATTTCCAAAAAATCTATCTAGAAGCTGGCAAACATTATCCCATTTGGCTGTTCTGGAGCACCAATAGTCACACCGTTGGTGATCAATATTGGGATACTATAGAATTAACCTGGCTTCCTGAAGGAGAAAAAAACTACCAGCCAATACCAAAAGAAAATCTCATTGCAATGCCAGTTAATCCATCAGAAAGTTACCCTCGCGATTGGCTACCTAAACCCTTACAGTTAACTACCGATCAAACAGCCACTGTGGCAAAACCAGCTGACACTTTCATCCCAATCCAATTATTCAATCCCAATCATTCCATTTTAGATATTGAAGAGCATATTCTTTATAACGGCGAAAATAGTGAAACAGAGCTGGCAGATATTACCAATTATCAGGAACAGATGACAATCACTGCCTCAATTAAACAACAAGCCTCTGATAACCGAGAAAACAAAGCAGTAAAAACAATGGATACAGCAGAAAAAGATAGATCCATATTAGCTGAATTACTGACAGATCAGCGCTTTTCCCAAAGTAAAGAAGGAACAATTAGCGCTACATTGCTTGAAGAGCGCGTTTCTCACCAACCAAAATCATATTGTCATTGTGTAACAGAAGCCATATTCCACTAA
- the emrD gene encoding multidrug efflux MFS transporter EmrD, whose protein sequence is MRKLEHFNLLLMLIVLIAVGQMTQTIYVPVIAEIAAYFAEPDGAVQSVMGAYLLFYGFSQLFYGPISDHIGRRPVILVGLIIYLIATIIAIFSPSLQILIIASALQGLGVGVAGVMARTMPRDLYTGTALRYANSILNMGILVSPLLAPMIGGVIAYFLGWHATYIFLFLLGAFVLISMWKWLPETCPPASEKRNMLSAYYSLLSNPTFDAYLLILVGGLAGVVVFESSSGVLLGGVLGLNSITVSILFILPIPAAFLGAWYAGREGRTFYQLMWQAVLCCVSAAIIMWLPGWFGFMNVWSLLIPAGLFFFGAGMLFPLATTGAMEPFPYLAGAAGALVGGLQNVGSGVAAWLSAHLPQTGQFSLGMMMFAMSILILLCWLPLAYKMDKK, encoded by the coding sequence ATGAGAAAATTAGAACACTTCAATTTGCTATTAATGCTTATTGTTTTAATTGCCGTCGGACAGATGACGCAGACAATTTATGTCCCCGTTATTGCAGAAATTGCTGCCTATTTTGCTGAACCTGATGGTGCGGTACAAAGTGTAATGGGCGCTTATCTGTTATTTTATGGTTTTTCGCAACTATTTTATGGGCCTATTTCCGATCACATTGGTCGTCGCCCTGTTATTTTAGTCGGCTTAATTATTTATTTGATCGCCACGATAATAGCAATTTTCTCGCCTTCATTGCAGATCTTGATTATCGCAAGTGCGCTGCAAGGCTTAGGTGTCGGCGTTGCTGGCGTAATGGCAAGAACTATGCCGCGTGATCTCTATACTGGAACAGCCTTGCGTTATGCGAATAGCATATTGAATATGGGAATATTAGTGAGTCCTTTATTGGCACCTATGATTGGCGGAGTGATCGCCTATTTTTTAGGCTGGCATGCAACTTATATTTTCCTGTTTTTGTTAGGTGCTTTTGTCTTGATCAGTATGTGGAAATGGTTGCCTGAAACGTGTCCACCAGCTTCTGAAAAAAGAAATATGCTTTCTGCTTATTATTCGTTGTTATCAAATCCTACCTTTGATGCTTACTTGTTAATATTGGTTGGTGGATTGGCTGGTGTTGTGGTATTTGAATCAAGTAGCGGCGTATTATTGGGAGGCGTATTAGGTTTAAATAGTATTACCGTCAGTATTCTATTTATCTTGCCTATTCCTGCGGCATTTTTAGGTGCTTGGTATGCCGGACGTGAAGGACGAACTTTTTATCAGTTAATGTGGCAAGCAGTATTATGCTGTGTTTCTGCGGCTATTATCATGTGGTTACCGGGTTGGTTTGGATTTATGAATGTGTGGTCATTGCTGATCCCTGCCGGACTTTTTTTCTTTGGCGCAGGTATGTTATTTCCATTAGCAACCACTGGAGCAATGGAGCCTTTTCCTTATTTAGCGGGGGCCGCCGGTGCATTGGTTGGTGGTTTACAAAATGTGGGTTCTGGTGTGGCGGCTTGGTTATCGGCACATTTACCCCAAACTGGACAATTCAGTTTGGGGATGATGATGTTTGCTATGTCTATCCTTATTTTATTATGTTGGTTGCCTCTGGCATATAAAATGGATAAAAAATAA
- the fpr gene encoding ferredoxin--NADP(+) reductase: MANWVTGKIIKNHKWTDSLFSLILEAPIKPFIAGQFAKLALEINGQRIQRAYSYVNAPFDNQLEFYLVTVPEGKLSPHLEALKPGDPIYITEEAAGFFVLEELPDCETLWMLSTGTAIGPYLSILQSGENLARFNQMILVHAVRYAEDLSYLALMQTLERKYQGKLKIQTIVSRENQTGSLTGRIPALIESRQLEQAVKAKIDPLTSHVMLCGNPQMVKDTQQLLKTQRGMDKHLRRKAGQITSEQYW; encoded by the coding sequence ATGGCAAATTGGGTAACAGGAAAAATTATTAAAAACCACAAATGGACAGACTCATTATTTAGTTTGATCCTCGAAGCGCCAATTAAACCGTTTATAGCTGGACAATTTGCTAAACTTGCCCTGGAAATCAATGGCCAACGTATCCAACGTGCCTATTCCTATGTTAATGCCCCCTTTGATAATCAATTAGAATTCTATCTCGTCACCGTACCAGAAGGAAAACTCAGTCCCCACCTCGAAGCATTAAAACCCGGTGATCCTATCTATATCACTGAAGAGGCGGCAGGTTTTTTTGTATTAGAAGAACTGCCTGATTGTGAAACGCTTTGGATGCTATCGACAGGTACCGCAATCGGACCTTACTTATCTATTTTACAATCAGGCGAAAATTTAGCGCGCTTTAATCAAATGATCTTGGTACATGCGGTACGCTACGCTGAAGATCTGAGTTACTTAGCATTAATGCAAACCCTGGAGAGAAAATATCAGGGAAAATTGAAGATCCAAACCATTGTCAGCCGAGAAAACCAAACTGGTTCATTGACTGGTCGTATTCCAGCGCTAATTGAGAGCAGACAGCTAGAACAGGCAGTAAAGGCAAAAATTGATCCCTTAACTAGCCATGTTATGCTTTGTGGTAATCCACAAATGGTTAAAGATACCCAACAGCTACTAAAAACACAAAGAGGTATGGATAAACACTTACGCCGTAAAGCAGGACAAATCACCAGTGAACAATACTGGTAA
- a CDS encoding DUF805 domain-containing protein, which translates to MTLQQWALSFKGRIGRKPFWFGIVIWFLLMLMTFSLQTFFLFSPYILLLLVILLLYPLAAIFTKRLHDRDKSGGWLLLLLLAFLLFSIDVSLLTPFWQWGIGRFLPLFIVTILFLDCGSFKGFDKANRYGKKTEQVDYLN; encoded by the coding sequence ATGACATTACAACAATGGGCACTCTCATTCAAAGGGCGGATTGGTCGAAAACCATTTTGGTTTGGTATCGTTATTTGGTTTTTATTAATGCTGATGACATTTAGTTTGCAAACCTTTTTCTTATTTTCTCCTTATATTCTCCTGTTATTAGTCATATTATTGCTCTATCCATTGGCAGCAATTTTTACCAAACGTCTACATGATCGTGATAAATCTGGTGGTTGGTTGTTGTTATTATTGTTGGCTTTTTTACTATTTTCTATTGATGTTAGTTTATTAACGCCTTTTTGGCAGTGGGGTATTGGACGATTTCTACCTTTATTTATTGTTACCATATTATTTTTAGATTGTGGTAGTTTTAAAGGTTTCGATAAAGCAAATCGTTATGGTAAAAAAACTGAGCAAGTTGACTATCTCAACTGA
- a CDS encoding DUF1454 family protein — protein sequence MMKNYDRKFESTLALVFIASLPLSPVLAKKLPVMPETEVLVAYLSPDAPLFNETIPIFRQKYNQDNPSYPIHEFKVIKSKDISLPYIRAASRINSKIYSSAVLERGSEKIKSLQLTLLPPEDVRSYKINRQLFERYIMAIINHFEKTTSINNLSQLTAVLDRMLEQHNQVQSDETIVGAIRYILVKSKDNMITFAIEPVKLSLNDDNITYE from the coding sequence ATGATGAAAAACTACGATCGCAAATTTGAGTCAACACTAGCATTAGTATTTATTGCATCATTGCCACTATCCCCTGTGCTGGCAAAAAAATTACCTGTTATGCCTGAAACAGAGGTTTTGGTTGCTTATTTATCACCAGATGCTCCCCTATTCAATGAAACTATTCCCATATTTCGTCAAAAATATAATCAAGATAATCCCAGCTATCCAATACATGAATTTAAAGTGATTAAAAGCAAGGATATTAGCTTACCTTATATTCGCGCAGCCAGTCGAATTAATAGCAAAATTTACTCCTCTGCTGTGCTTGAACGGGGAAGTGAAAAAATTAAAAGTCTACAGCTAACCTTACTGCCACCCGAAGATGTAAGGAGCTATAAAATTAATCGACAATTATTCGAACGTTACATTATGGCAATTATTAATCACTTCGAAAAAACCACTTCGATTAACAACCTATCTCAATTAACCGCTGTATTAGATCGTATGTTAGAGCAACATAATCAAGTGCAGAGTGATGAAACCATAGTAGGCGCTATTCGTTATATTTTAGTAAAGAGCAAAGATAATATGATTACTTTCGCTATTGAGCCGGTTAAGCTTTCACTAAATGATGATAACATCACATATGAATGA
- the tpiA gene encoding triose-phosphate isomerase: protein MRHPLVMGNWKLNGSTKMVKELIENLRHELNCVTGCDVAIAPPALYLAQAQQALAGSKIALGAQDVDVNLSGAFTGDTSAEMLKDIGAKYIIIGHSERRTYHQESDEYIARKFAVLKSQGLIPVLCIGESEEENSAGKTEQVCACQIDAVLNSLGASAFENSVIAYEPIWAIGTGKSATPAQAQAVHKFIRDHIAKQDRAIAEQVIIQYGGSVNANNAAELFSQPDIDGALVGGASLKADAFAAIVNAAAAAKSSN from the coding sequence ATGCGGCATCCATTAGTCATGGGTAACTGGAAACTCAATGGCAGTACCAAAATGGTTAAAGAACTGATTGAAAATTTGCGTCATGAATTAAATTGTGTCACTGGCTGTGATGTCGCAATTGCACCACCAGCGCTTTACCTGGCGCAAGCACAACAAGCTTTAGCTGGAAGCAAGATAGCACTTGGCGCACAAGATGTTGATGTCAATTTGTCCGGTGCTTTTACCGGTGATACTTCAGCTGAAATGCTAAAAGATATTGGTGCAAAATATATTATTATTGGCCACTCTGAACGTAGAACTTATCATCAAGAAAGCGATGAGTATATCGCGCGGAAATTTGCCGTATTAAAATCGCAAGGATTAATACCGGTGCTATGTATTGGTGAATCTGAAGAAGAAAACAGCGCCGGCAAAACTGAACAAGTCTGCGCTTGTCAAATCGATGCGGTATTAAATAGCTTAGGTGCTAGCGCATTTGAAAATAGTGTTATTGCTTATGAACCGATTTGGGCGATTGGTACTGGCAAATCAGCTACTCCAGCCCAGGCGCAAGCAGTACATAAATTTATTCGTGACCATATTGCCAAGCAAGATCGCGCCATTGCCGAACAAGTCATTATTCAGTATGGCGGTTCAGTGAATGCCAACAATGCTGCCGAGCTTTTCAGTCAACCTGATATTGATGGCGCATTAGTCGGCGGAGCATCGCTAAAAGCCGATGCATTCGCGGCTATTGTCAACGCTGCTGCCGCAGCAAAAAGCTCCAATTAA